CCCCCCGGGAATTTTTGCCTTACCCCTCTTGGCTGGATCTCTGTGAGCAGGTAACCTACAACTGAAGTTAGAGGTTAACTGCAACCGAGATCCCAGCGAGGAGGGTGGACCATGTTGTTGACCTCGATCGACCCGTTCTTCCAGGAGTTCGAGCGGCAGTTCAACCGGCTGGCCCGGCAGACCTTCGACAACAGCGGCGGCGCCGTGATGCCGATGGACGGGCTGCGCCGCGCGGACGACGTGCTCCTGCGCTTCGACCTGCCCGGCATCGACCCCGACTCCATCGAGGTGACGGTGGACCGCGGCGTCCTCAGCGTCAGCGCCCGCCGCGAGGAGGAGGTCGCCGAGGACGAGCGGCTGTTCGTCAGGGAGCGCACCATGGGCACGTTCACCCGGCGGG
The nucleotide sequence above comes from Nonomuraea gerenzanensis. Encoded proteins:
- a CDS encoding Hsp20/alpha crystallin family protein, which produces MLLTSIDPFFQEFERQFNRLARQTFDNSGGAVMPMDGLRRADDVLLRFDLPGIDPDSIEVTVDRGVLSVSARREEEVAEDERLFVRERTMGTFTRRVYLSEHLDSDKIDAGYANGVLTVRIPVLERAKPRKVAIQRGEAKAIKA